In the genome of Bradysia coprophila strain Holo2 unplaced genomic scaffold, BU_Bcop_v1 contig_232, whole genome shotgun sequence, one region contains:
- the LOC119076527 gene encoding trigger factor-like produces the protein MMRSHKILLIFGLCPIILTSASPFFKTLLTTTETPTHISDFRNLPRSDSRAIKPDIFPGFDFLDEPTTMRPKTPLDFYGKVIGGLVNRGRQTYERIVNNLQKFEINRRASLSQKLEYLPVVQRIVATTESVPESTEFFDEKFKSSKEHNWPKKYFSSILTAVALNKLRNASDPEYLSKVVGATATYINPLLNVWKRATLQLNFRRNTTVLYQQKHNNDTISNITYPSPTLQQPTNESIGVTNLVSNPSSSLGFRYAFSKYLNLISKGYGDADENETIAELSDGVPSGDVNLNNNNTMGVNAVAFPIERIDERNDDDDDADDDDIQANDDNDDELNENGNDDNFGIFILEIFGTIAGLTWGAFSQLQNLFAQNGKMANE, from the exons ATGATGCGTTCCCATAAAattcttcttatttttggcCTG TGCCCGATCATACTGACTTCTGCATCACCATTCTTCAAAACACTTCTCACAACAACAGAGACACCGACACACATCAGCGATTTCCGTAATCTACCAAGGAGTGACTCACGTGCCATAAAGCCGGACATTTTCCCTGGTTTCGATTTCCTGGATGAACCAACGACAATGCGACCAAAGACTCCGCTAGACTTTTACGGCAAGGTCATCGGCGGGCTAGTCAACCGAGGTCGACAGACATACGAACGGATCGTGAACAATCTGCagaaatttgaaatcaatagACGGGCCAGTCTGAGCCAGAAATTGGAATATCTTCCGGTTGTTCAACGGATCGTTGCGACTACGGAAAGTGTGCCAGAATCAACGGAATTTTTCGACGAAAAGTTTAAATCGTCGAAAGAGCACAATTGGCCAAAGAAATACTTTTCGTCGATTCTAACAGCCGTCGCTTTGAATAAGCTTCGTAATGCATCAGATCCGGAATATTTGAGCAAAGTTGTTGGTGCAACTGCCACCTATATAAATCCACTGTTAAATGTCTGGAAAAGAGCCACACTCCAGTTGAATTTCAGACGTAACACAACCGTGCTGTATCAACAGAAACACAACAATGATACCATAAGCAACATCACCTACCCATCACCCACTCTACAACAGCCGACGAACGAAAGCATTGGAGTAACAAATCTTGTATCGAACCCATCATCGTCATTAGGTTTCCGGTatgcattttcaaaatatttaaatttgatctCAAAAGGGTATGGCGATGCCGACGAAAATGAGACAATAGCAGAATTATCGGATGGTGTGCCTTCGGGCGATgtcaatttaaataataataacacgATGGGTGTGAATGCTGTTGCTTTTCCAATCGAAAGAATTGATGAACGAaacgacgatgatgatgatgccGACGACGACGACATCCAAGCCAATGACGATAATGACGATgagttgaatgaaaatggaaacgacgacaatttcggaattttcattttggaaatttttggtacAATTGCTGGATTGACTTGGGGTGCATTTTCACAGTTACAGAATCTGTTTGCACAGAATGGAAAAATGGCAAATGAATAG
- the LOC119076540 gene encoding sepiapterin reductase — MANAIQLNKKIFFVVTGASRGIGQALAIENGSKMLPGSVVVLLARNGQDLESTKEQILLRNPELQVDTYSVDLSNPSVDDITTKLQTSLGKSDQNFELAYIIHNVGSIGDITKKAKDLNNIELWRQYYDLNVFSIATLNSVFMSMFSATKKFVVNITSKCGVAPFESFALYCSGKAAREMFFKVLAVEEKNVLVLNYSPGPVDTDMTIDAQANSCSPDVQNMFKGLRDAKTILTPVQTTKRFLEIVEKGDYNSGDHVDFYD, encoded by the coding sequence ATGGCGAATGCAATTCAGttgaacaagaaaatattttttgtcgtaaCGGGTGCGTCGCGAGGTATCGGCCAAGCGTTGGCAATTGAAAACGGTAGCAAAATGCTACCCGGATCGGTGGTTGTGTTGTTAGCCAGAAATGGTCAAGACCTGGAATCTACGAAGGAACAGATTCTACTACGCAATCCGGAATTACAGGTGGATACATACTCAGTCGATCTGTCCAATCCGAGCGTCGACGATATCACCACCAAACTTCAGACTTCGTTGGGTAAATCAGATCAAAACTTTGAATTGGCCTACATTATCCACAATGTCGGTTCCATTGGTGACATTACGAAAAAAGCCAAAGATCTCAACAACATCGAACTGTGGCGACAGTATTACGATCTGAATGTATTCTCCATTGCAACGTTGAACTCAGTCTTCATGAGCATGTTCAGTGCGACGAAAAAATTTGTGGTGAACATAACATCGAAATGTGGAGTGGCTCCGTTCGAATCGTTTGCACTGTACTGTTCGGGTAAAGCGGCCCGCGAAATGTTCTTCAAAGTACTAGCCGTCGaggagaaaaatgttttggtgCTGAACTATTCGCCGGGACCGGTTGACACCGATATGACGATTGATGCGCAGGCCAATTCTTGCTCGCCGGATGTTCAGAATATGTTTAAGGGTTTGCGTGATGCTAAAACGATTTTAACACCGGTACAGACGACGAAACGATTTTTGGAGATAGTTGAAAAAGGAGATTACAATTCTGGCGATCATGTTGACTTCTACGATTAG